In the genome of Streptomyces globosus, one region contains:
- the rbsK gene encoding ribokinase, whose protein sequence is MTAITVLGSTNMDLVAYVSKAPRLGETVTGREFRTVPGGKGANQAVAAARLGASVAMVGAVGADAFGVRLRSALTAAGVDTCGLRTVEGASGTAHITVDDEGGNSIIVVPGANGLVTGLESGDEERIAASGTLLLQLEVPLSAVAAAARAARAHGVRTVLTPAPVQPLPPDLPDGVDLLVPNEHEAAALTGLTDPRQAAAALLDRFPEVVVTLGAAGALHAARGQEPYAVPAPRVRAVDTTAAGDTFAGALAVALGEGRPMREAMAWAAAAAALSVQRPGAQDAMPDRAEADAAFSAFAAGPRP, encoded by the coding sequence ATGACGGCCATCACCGTTCTCGGCAGCACGAACATGGACCTCGTCGCCTACGTCTCCAAGGCCCCCCGGCTCGGGGAGACCGTCACCGGCCGGGAGTTCCGCACCGTCCCCGGCGGCAAGGGCGCCAACCAGGCCGTCGCCGCGGCCCGCCTCGGGGCGAGCGTGGCGATGGTCGGCGCGGTCGGCGCGGACGCGTTCGGCGTACGGCTGCGCTCCGCGCTCACCGCGGCCGGTGTCGACACCTGCGGCCTGCGCACCGTGGAGGGCGCCAGCGGGACGGCGCACATCACCGTGGACGACGAGGGCGGCAACAGCATCATCGTCGTCCCCGGCGCGAACGGGCTCGTCACGGGGCTGGAGTCCGGCGACGAGGAGCGGATCGCCGCGTCCGGGACGCTGCTGCTCCAGCTGGAGGTGCCGCTGTCCGCGGTGGCGGCCGCGGCCCGCGCGGCGCGGGCGCACGGGGTGCGGACGGTGCTGACGCCGGCGCCGGTGCAGCCGCTGCCCCCGGACCTGCCGGACGGGGTCGACCTGCTGGTCCCCAACGAGCACGAGGCGGCCGCCCTGACCGGGCTGACGGACCCCCGCCAGGCGGCGGCCGCGCTGCTGGACCGGTTCCCCGAGGTGGTCGTCACCCTCGGCGCGGCGGGCGCCCTGCACGCCGCGCGCGGGCAGGAGCCGTACGCGGTGCCCGCGCCGCGCGTGAGGGCGGTGGACACCACGGCCGCCGGGGACACCTTCGCCGGGGCGCTGGCGGTGGCCCTGGGCGAGGGGCGCCCGATGCGGGAGGCGATGGCCTGGGCGGCGGCGGCCGCGGCGCTGTCCGTGCAGCGGCCGGGCGCGCAGGACGCCATGCCGGACCGCGCCGAGGCCGACGCCGCCTTCTCGGCCTTCGCCGCCGGACCGCGGCCGTGA